Within Scleropages formosus chromosome 24, fSclFor1.1, whole genome shotgun sequence, the genomic segment ATTTTCACTCAAGGGCCCAGTAgaagaaatattattttgttgcgTACCTGACACGTTTATGcaaatttgtattaatttatacagatgggtgtTTTACTGGCCTTACAGCAAGGTCTTGAGAGGCTTCTACAGCAGTGGTGCCAATAGAAAACAAAGTGACAACTTTCAGGCTATAAAGTGCTTGAATGCTGAAGTACCTACTGCACGTGTACAAGCAGTGTAAATATTTCCGAATGGTGCGAAGGGTTGAAGAGGATCCGAGACGAACATTTTCCGGCTCAACAACAGGAAACCAGTCGCAGATCGCTGCTTTCTCGCATCAGGAGTTCCTTCTCATTATTAGACAGCGGCGCTCACTTGAGCAGCAGCGGCACAcgtgtcatttacatttacatttacatttattcatttagcagacgcttttgtccaaagcgacgtacatctcagcaaaagtacaatttatgcattacattcagagaaagagacatggatgcagacatgaaagtctcaagcaaacctaatttgttccctagcacttgctacaccgaggttcatcgatcaagtaggtgcataagacacagacaaatcccgatacccgcaccaattttttttttattaattattataagatacacaaatgagcagaacaataccagagtaatggttgaataaaggttgtatctggggatgcttctggagttacgatgcctGAAcggttacaccatagatgatctgaagagatcttgggcgaagtggatctggaaaaggtggatttttagacccttcttgaatatagacagagtttccacagttctgaatgggagggggaggtcgttccaccacaacgaaccgagaacctccgtgctttaccctTGGTGCGCGGGACcgccaagcgagcagaagtagatgagcgaaggggtctggttggggtgtaccggttgattagGTCTTGTAAAccactgggagcagttctgttgatgcatttgtagacaataagcagggtcttaaatttgatccagacagctataggaagccagtgcagggaaACGAATAGAGGAGGTACGtgcgaacgcttcggcaagtcaaacgcaactcgagcagcagcagcgttctgtatcagctgtagaggtttgatggcagtagcgggaaggccacacaggagagagagagacgcagtatccagacgggatgtcaccatggcctggacgagtagttgggcggagtcagtagtgaggtaggaacggatcctacgaatattacgcaggatgtatctgcaggaccgggttgtggcttcgatatgttgagagaaagacagactcgcatcactcgtaactcccagactcttagcgaaggagctgggcgaaatgagtgagttgtccagtttgatcgacaggtcgtgacaggaggacagggcagctaggaggtaaagaatctctgtttgggagaggttgagttggaggtggtgatcagacatccatgaagagatgtccgacaggcaggaaccaatgcgtgcggagatgtctgatgtactaggtggaaaggagagaaagagctgggtatcatcagtcaCTTTATACCTCTTgctttttgctttaaaaaatagtgtgctctggtttccttcacTCCGGTGCAGAGAATTGCTGTGAATTACATCGTCCTTCCCATTCTTACAAGGTGTGCTTGTAgttcactgtctctctctcattctgagAACGTGGTTGTCGTGCCGGAGTCACGTTTTCCGTCACGTTCCCCACAGGCGCACCCTCGTCCTGCTCAAGCTGGGCTCCTATCAGTTTGCGCTACTGAAAACCGTCTTCAGCATCCTGTCCATCGTGCTGTGGACCAATGGGATTTATGACCCCGAAGATGTGAGTAGTACTGCCCTGATCAGTGTCCCACTTTGAGTGCTCCGTAAGGACTTCCTGAAAAATTgaaacccccaaccccccatttCGGCCCAATTTCCACAGGTGTCTGTCACAGGAACTGTGCTCTGGCTCGGTTTGTTTGTGGGCGTGCTCACCATCGTGGCGCTGTGGCCGGTGTCCATTCTGTTCGGGTACCTGAAGGTTACTCTCAAGACGAAGAAGCTCGGAGTCAAGTATGCCATGTTCCAGGTGGGTCTGCGCCAGGGATCAAGGAAGTGATCTGGGTGAAAAAGACAGattgtttatactgtatgtggcaACACAGGCAATATTTCACGCGTCTGAAAGCGACTTGTGCACGAATGCTGTCTGTGCCACATGTGTCTCTGCAGATGGTGCTCATATTAAGCCAGCTACAAACAGCCATAATCTACACCTTAGCCATGAGAGGCGTCATTGCCTGTTCCCCACCCTTCTCGTCTCGGGCCAGAGGATTCAGTGAGTGTTCGCTTTACTGTGCCTTAGTCGCATGACAAATTCTGCACACTCTTGTCGGCTTGTATTCCCGAAGCAGACATTTTCGTGAATGCGTAGTGCTGCGGCCTCACGGTGCCTCAGCTGTTCAGgcagaggttcaaatccagcttcgtctgtgtggggtttgcatctCCTTCCCATATGTGCGTGGgcttccttcgggtgctctggtttcctaccacactcCAGTGACATGCCTTTCGGGTAACTAGTGTTGCTAAATGGCTCGCAGTGCATTAACGTGTCGCTGAACATTTGCGTGcgtggctgccctgtgatggcgTGACGTCCAGTCCAGGGTAAACTCCTCCTATAGCACCCGGTGCATCCAGCATAGGCTCCGCATCACCTCatccctgacaaggacaagtagTTAATGCAGAGCAGTTATTTTGGGTTTACCTCCAGAATCTCTTGCTCTTGTGGCTGTCGGGAGCTTCTTGGATGGAATAATGATTTTACTATAAACTATCcaccttttacatttaatctGTCAGCATTTTggatgcatattttttttataaggtattACTACACTACTCAGATAAACAACAGCAGCTGGCCCCTGGAGCACATGGGGAGTTCTCCAAAGTCTGAAAGAAGTGCACAAGACTTCTGCTTTACCCATGATGAAAGTTTACGTTGACCACTGAGCCTGCGTGTCTTCTCCCTCTCCAGTTCTCAGTCAACAGCTACTGATTCTGGAGATGTTCATCATCACGCTGGTGAACAGGTTCCTGTATCGCCATGGCCACCAGGACATCCCAGTCACCGAGGAGCACGCCGGAGAGCAGGCTGATGAGCTTGTCAAAAGCAAGGTCTTCCTCCAACCAGAGAGCAAGGGTGACACATGCGCATGAGACTgcagaagagtgtgtgtgtgtgtgtgtgtgtgtgtgtgtgtgtgtgtgtgtgtgtgtgtgtgtgagtgtgtgagagagagacacactgTGGAGGGCAGAGTGTGAGACACTGCATTGCTGAGAATATGTAAATGCACGATAATGGCCTTCTGCATAATAAAGGaattaaagggaaaaatgttTGTCGGATTATCGGTGTAGCGCATTAAGGTCATAATAAAACCTTCAAGTGCTGTTTGAACGGGGTCTTCATTTGTCCTGACGTGTCACTCTCTAGATTTATACTGATTTCGTGGATTCTAGTTGCCAGGGAAAGTGCTTTTTGCTGGAAAGCAAAGCAGCGAAAAAGACACGGAACGTCCCGTGTTGCGAAGAGCGGGGCACAGAATGAGCGCTTCGAAAGGTGCGTCCACCTGACATGGCGCTAAAGGATCAGAGCGCATGTCAGGTTGTATTGTGAAGGAGCGGCGTCTTGAAACGGGATGCGGAGACATTCGGCCGGTCGGGGGATGTGCCGGCGTTCGCAGGTAAGAGATATTACCTGAATTTATGCAAACGACGGGGCAACGCCAGGCAGCGCTTATAGCAGTAACCCTTTTTATTCCAGTTTTGTTCAGTGTCCAATGGGGGCGCGGTGCCCTATGTGTGGGgagcctggggttcgagccctgcgtggggtgccgtggcgtcctgtccggtgtgtctcccccccccccccggtcttatgccctgtagactccggcttgctgtgGCCCCAAATGGTGGTGGATGGAAGGAaagatggaaggatggatggaaggaaagatggatggaaggaaagatggatgaatggaatgatggatggatggaatgatggatgaatggaatgatggatggatggaaggaaggaaggaaatgtCCCTCAGCTTTTTGCCCCATCTCTTACGGGCGGCACGGGGTCTAACGGGGCTTTTCACACGGGAGCAGAAAAGGTCCCTGAGAGAAAATCACGTGACAGGAGCTGCTGTTCCTGAGTGAAAAACTCTTTTATTTGCGCACGACGTGTTTCCGTAAAACCTCCAGTAAACGGCTCCCTTCCTCTGGGACACCAGAGTTGTCGTTATTCCGCTCCACCTCTCATGACTTGCTCCTCAGGATCTTCTCTTTTGTTCAAAAATGTCAAAGTGGCTGCACCAAAGTGGCAGTCCCCCTAATTAAAGTGAAGAAACCATGACTCGTAACAACAACTGACTGCGGGACGGACGTCGACCGTATGTGCCTCTACACGCTTTTCAAATACAACACTGCTGTTCTCCTCTTCGCTACTGTTGTCTTTTCTGCTATTGTCCTGTgtttaataagaataataatgataaatattgttaaaaatcgACGCTTCCGGGCTTTTCGACAAAGAGCTGCCCAATCGTCGTAGGGCACCCGCCTTAGTGGCAGGTCGGCCATCCAACCAGAAAAGCACAAAGACCACACCTCTCAGCCAATAGCAGTGGACTGCGGTGCGGCAGAGGGGCGGGGCCGGCGCGGTTCACCGGCGGCTGGCGGACGTGCGCTTGAGCGCAGCGATGTGACGCCGAAGCGGCGGAAAGACGGAGACGATGGTGTCGCTTCTGGAGCTCAATTCCTCCACCGATGTTTAGGGTTCATCGGCTTGAGACGCGGGACAGGCCCGCCGCACTCGACATGTGGCTCCTTTGAGGCTCAAATTGAGCGGCGACGGACGGGCCTCTTAGTTGATGCAGCAGCCGCGTCACTGTGTGttacaatataaaattaattgtatTGTAATTATTGTCGCTGTTAACGTTGTAGCCATGAGGTTATTCGCGCGTTTACTGAACGCGTTCAACGAAAAGATCGAATATTACTCGAGATTCTCTCCGTCGCCGCTCTCCATTAAGCAGTTTCTGGATTTCGgtaagtgtctgtctgtctgtctctctctctctctctcactcactcacacacacacacacacacacacacacacacacacagcctgcttTCGTTGGCGCGCAGACTGACTGCTCACATTACATCACTGGTTGGTGTCATAAACGCCGCGAGTCAGGgttactactactagtactagtaGTTATGCCATCGTGGCTGTGGTTACTGGTTACTCACTGCCAGCCAGGCCTCTGCACTGCAGCGCTGCACTGGTCCACTGGATCCTCCCGCCTGAGCGATTCCTCCTCCGGCTCTTGGAGGCCGAGTTCCATCCTTTATCCGCCCGGCGTCATGCGGAGCGCTTGTGGAAACGATGAGGTGAAAACCGCATCCAAACGGCCTTGGACTGGAGCGCCTGTGTTTTACCATACGCCGGTACGCTAGTAATCGGTGCCACGCTCTGCAGCAGCTCTGGGCCGCGCAACGATTGCGGCAATCGAATCGCTGCTCGCTGCAGGCGGTGGACGCTGAGACTGGGACCGACTGGGACCGACTGGGACCGAGAGATGCGAGCCGCCGGAACGGAGCCCGTGTCGGTCGGACTCGATCGTTTTCGCCCAACTGAAGCTGTGTCCTCTTTCTTGGGAAGCGGGACGAGCCGAGGTGTCCGTACAGTACGGTAACGCCGGTACGAGCGGCCGCTTCGACGCTTGTTTCCAGAAGGagcctcctgctctccagcaggcacaggccacaGGGACCCCAAGTTTCCACGGAAAATTGCACTTTGTTCTGGGCTTTCTAAATGCGCTGCTTCGCGTTGGACGCGCTCCTGTCGCCGTCCGGTGGCTGAAAAGCACACGTACCCGGGCGCCggtccgcgcgcgcgcacacacacgctgcgtGCAGCCGATGTCGGCATCGGTTTTCGTTTGTCCGACTCCAGTGAACTCGCTCTTCTCTTGTGTGGCGAACGCTTGTCCTCAGTTCGTGCGGCACGAATCGCGTAATGACAGAAATGAGGTGAAGCAGCAGGGCCCCCTGGGGACCGAAACATGGGACCGGGacccgtcccccgtccccccgTTCACTGTCCATTCCCAGCTGCACAGTCACTCGTCTACTTCCTGTTTCGTTACTTCGGGACCCCTGAGTGGCTGTTGCCTTGTCACATGACCTTTCTCAGCCAATCAGCACTCACTTTgtgtctgccccccccccccctttgttgcACCACAGACATCCAGCTCTGCCTCCCAGTAAGTTTTTCTACAAGGTACTTGTTTGCCATATATCTGCATTTGGCACAGTACTGAGTTTGAACCCTCGTTTCCCtttctgatgtgtgtgtgcgtgcccaTAAAAATGAAGAGCAACAAACGAACGCACGCCGTCAGACGCGCAAACAGCGGGGCGGCGAGAGCCATAGTGGTTCGGGCAGCTAAATAACTACATGTGAATAGAAGTGTGTGATTTGGTGCCTTTAATTGTACTCTTCTCTGCCTTGGcatatgaattaatgtaaaaatgcagctgtACGCTCGCGACTGACACACAGGCTCCAGCGTGCACGTTATCGGATGGCTCTCGGTGCTTCGCTTCCGCCGCCAGCGAGAACAAGAGCTCTTTGTTACGTGGCTCTTGGACGCTGAAATGTGAATCCCCCGCTTGGGGGCCGAATCTTATCGGCACTTTTACCTGCTCTACCTTGATCCCTCACCTGTAAGCATCGCTGCCACGAGAGGCGGCGGAAATCGGCTTCAGAGGTCCAGCAGACACGTGGCTGGGTAGGGTGCTCTTTTGCCTTGATGAAGGTCGATATGCCCAACTGATGCTGACCGACGTTGTCGCGAAGAACCGTCTTCTGCGCCCGCTTTGCTCCTTCGAGTTGACGGAACGCCGAGTGGTTTAGAGGGGTGAAACCGGTTTGTCGGTGCTGCTAGGCGAGCAGGTAAGTCTGAAGTTGAGCGCTGCCGAGTCTTCCTGGAGGTAACGTGATCTCTCTCGTATTTGGTCTCCCGCACGAGCTCCAGCTCTTCCGGTCCACGCGTCGCTCCGTACCTCTCGATTCTGTATCGCCGTCACCCGTCTCTCCACCTTCGCCCGCTTTCTCCGTTCCTTTTCTGACACTCTTTCCCCATGTTGCTAACCCAGGGAGGGACAACGCTTGTGAGAAGACCTCCTACATGTTCCTGCGGAAGGAGCTGGCAGTGCGCCTGGCCAACACCATGCGGGAGGTCAACCTGCTGCCGGACAACCTGCTCAGCCAGCCCTCTGTCAAGCTCGTGCAGAAATGGTGCGGGGACAGGTCTAGACCGGGGCTGGGGGAAGAGATGGCATTTGGGGTCGCCCAGGGAAGGCCAGAGAACAGAGCTTGTAGTCATTGTGGGCCCAATGGACTGGAGCAGATGAGAGGCTTGGTATAGATATTTTCGTTCAAGTTCCATCTTTGAATGTTTATTCCTGAAAATATCCCAGCCTCCTCCGTACCGGGGTCGTGCCAGTGCATTTCCCATGTAGCCGTGAGGATGCAGGTTGTTCAGAGCGGTCAGCACTTCTGTtactgctgctaaaatgtgaaaaatgtgtagtGGCAGATGTGCTCTGAAATGTCTGTGCATGAATGTGTGTCGCCCATAGGTACATGCAGAGTTTTGTAGAGCTGCTGGAGTATGAGGATCGTGGCCCAGAGGACCCCCACACGCTGCACGAGTGAGTAAGAAGTGGCTGCAGCTGTGCGCTCTGGCGTAATGTAGAGCGGTGAATATGTGGGCCTCTGAGAGAAGTGAGACACGAGGCGCCCGAGGGTCTCAACTTGGAGGTGCGACGAAGGTGAAGAGCGAGAAAGCGAGGCTTGGCTGGGAAACGGTCTAGGATGcagtgtgcgcgtgcgtgtctGCTTGTTTACTCCCAGGTGTTCATGTTCAGCGCAAACTCTACGCAGATTGCAGACCCACCGACCGACCGTCTGTCGAAGCTCGCTTAAAACTTTTTAGTTTGGACCGAAAGAGCTTTGTGTTCCGGACAGTGTCAGGTTTTGCACTGTTTCGCTGCGCAGCCTTTCTGCCAAGCTGATGATTTAATCTGTAGTTTAAATGAGTCCAGGTTGTCGCATAGTGAAGAATGCAATGACGGCACCCCTCCAGGGATGGGCCCGACACGTTTCGGTCATCGCCCCAAGTCCTTTACCTCCGCTCTATCTGGTACCCTCTCTGCAGTTTCCTGGACCTGCTGATCGAGATCCGGAACAGGCACAACGACGTTGTGCCCACTATGGCCCAAGGGGTGATTGAGTACAAAGAGAAGTTTGGCTTCGACCCCTTTAGCAGCACCAACATTCAGTACTTCCTGGATCGCTTCTATACCAACCGGATCTCATTCCGCATGCTCATCAACCAGCACAGTACGTCCTCCTCGTGACCACGCCCACTGCAGATGCCAGTTTTGCAGGGCTAGAGAAGCCTAGAAAGCATTGGTGAGGGTGGGTCAGGGCTTTCGCATCACACTCCTTGCTGTACAGGAACTCTGGTTGTCTTGCTTTCTACGTTTCAGCGCTCCTTTTTGGCAACGATACGAACCCGGCCCACCCCAAACACATCGGCAGCATCGACCCAACATGCAATGTCTCAGAGGTGGTGAAAGGTGAGCGGCATCTCGGAGCTTCGCTCTCATCTTAACATGACGATGCCAGTTTAGTTTTCTCATGTTCACATTTACGTtacgtttgtttgtttatttatttcgcagacgcttttctccaaagcgacttccgacgaactctgtgtagcgttactctcagcccacacacctcacgGCCTGCTTTCCCCTTTCAGCCTTCTACCGCACTTCTCTAACAGAGCACGAATGGATCAGATCTATCTGTGCTTTCCAGCTTTCGTGTTCAggacacacagtctgagatTAGTCCATGTGCTTACCGGCCCCGTTGTGTTCTTGGGGTGGGGCGCAACGAGGCTTTGTGACTCCCGTTTCAGATGCCTACGACACAGCCAAGATGCTGTGTGAGCAGTACTACATGGCTGCACCTGAGCTGAAGATTGAGGAGTTCAACGGTAAGATGTGCTTCAGAGGTACGTTTTCAGGTCCTCTGCTGAATGACCCAGTGGCACAGCTAGCGTGGAGAATCGGAGGACCCGTTTTTGATGTATTTAAAGACACGCATTTGTTGCTGCTGTCGCTGCACTGATCGTGGATCGAGAGAAAGTGGAAAACGTTGTGCTAATTGCAGCAACTCTAGCTTTTCAGACAAGCTGGTCTTCGCTTTGGTTTCGACTTGGAGGGGTTAGTCTAAGGATGTTTGGACTAGCGTGCCATTCCTGGCCCAGCAGCCGGTGGTTCCCATTGctggatagactccagaccccTGCGACCCTCCCACGGACAGGTGTTAATGGAAGTGAGCGAGTGTTGGGGTGTTCTTTTGTGCTCAGCACATCTACTCTTCCCACAGCCAAGGCTCCCAGCAGGCCCATCCAGGTGGTATATGTACCATCGCACCTCTTCCACATGCTGTTCGAGCTGTTCAAGGTAAGTGGTTTGTAGGCTTTCCTCACGTCTGTAGCTCGTGTGTTTGCTGCTGCTCTGTCGGGTATATGGCCTTCTCGTGCTTCTCTGCAGAACTCCATGAGAGCAACTGTTGAGCTGCACAAGGGCAGTTGCGAATGGCTCCCCCCAGTTAAGACACTGGTGACCCTGGGAAAGGAGGATCTCTCCATAAAGGTCAGCTCACTCGGCAGGAACTGGTTGTGGGCACTAATGGCACTTCCTCAGCGAGCGACTGCAGTACGGTGCTGCAACACGGCCAGTTCAGTTCCAGATGCACTTGTCACCCCTCTCTTTCTGCACTCGCCAGGTGGCGATTGCTTTTGTCATTGTGCTCTGGTGTCCCCTTAGATCAGTGACAGGGGTGGAGGTGTGGCCCTGAGAAAGATTGACCGGCTCTTCAACTACATGTATTCCACAGCACCCTCCCCCAGCTTGGAGACTTCACGGGCCGCCCCGTTGGTAAGAACACCTGTCGAATGATGTCTACAGGCTGGTCGTGCgcgtccgtgtgtgtgcgtgcgcgcgcctGTACGGACCTGATTTGCTTCTTGTGAAGGTATCGCCGCAGTCCCCAGGTATCGATGCGTTCAGAAGGCTACGTGGTGTGATTTGCACAAGCTCCCTTTTCTTTCTGCGGATGAACGTGTCAGACTGGACTTGGTCGTCACAAGTACTTTTACGTAACAGTCTAATCCAGCGCTGGAGGAGACTAAAGGTCACCTGAGGTCCCCCCCTGTTTCCAGGCAGGTTTTGGCTATGGCCTTCCCATCTCCAGACTGTATGCACGCTACTTCCAAGGCGATCTCAAGCTCTATTCTATGGAGGGTGTGGGCACAGATGCTGTCATCTACCTGAAGGTGAGGAATGGCCTTCTCGCATCAGTCTGCCTCCCTTGTTGTATTGCCCCTGGAAGTAAGGTTCTATGGTCCACTGATGTCAGTGACAAGATGTTGCTGTAATGTCATCTGGAGCCTCTGATTGCTCTGTGCCGCCAGGCTCTGTCCAGCGAGTCGTTTGAGCGGCTGCCCGTCTTCAACAAGTCAGCGTGGCGGCACTACCAGACGGGCCCCGAGGCAGATGACTGGAGCAACCCCAGCAGCGAGCCACGTGATGCCTCCAAGTACAAGGCCAACAGATAACTCCCTTGTTTGCCTTCATGGATCGCAGCCCTACCCTACcataccctaccctaccctacccttgAGTGTTTCATCACAATCTTCTTGACCAACTCAAGATTTCAAAGCTCTGTTGGTGATGGacttttcccctttctttcacTAGCCATTGGCTGTCAACACTGGCCC encodes:
- the LOC108939726 gene encoding organic solute transporter subunit alpha-like, which encodes MDMDMDASNGTADPRCSPEPPLAADIIAQFDTLWTILYSGLTLMAFLSLLIYVEECVYFYWKVPHPKKTSYVWVNGAAPVIAVMSCLALWIPRATMFTDVISGSFFAIVVYHFQVMMIEECGGDDAFLRRFGKNRFRISTPPCCCCCLCLPNVGITRRTLVLLKLGSYQFALLKTVFSILSIVLWTNGIYDPEDVSVTGTVLWLGLFVGVLTIVALWPVSILFGYLKVTLKTKKLGVKYAMFQMVLILSQLQTAIIYTLAMRGVIACSPPFSSRARGFILSQQLLILEMFIITLVNRFLYRHGHQDIPVTEEHAGEQADELVKSKVFLQPESKGDTCA
- the LOC108939688 gene encoding pyruvate dehydrogenase (acetyl-transferring) kinase isozyme 3, mitochondrial-like, which produces MQQPRHCVLQYKINCIVIIVAVNVVAMRLFARLLNAFNEKIEYYSRFSPSPLSIKQFLDFGRDNACEKTSYMFLRKELAVRLANTMREVNLLPDNLLSQPSVKLVQKWYMQSFVELLEYEDRGPEDPHTLHDFLDLLIEIRNRHNDVVPTMAQGVIEYKEKFGFDPFSSTNIQYFLDRFYTNRISFRMLINQHTLLFGNDTNPAHPKHIGSIDPTCNVSEVVKDAYDTAKMLCEQYYMAAPELKIEEFNAKAPSRPIQVVYVPSHLFHMLFELFKNSMRATVELHKGSCEWLPPVKTLVTLGKEDLSIKISDRGGGVALRKIDRLFNYMYSTAPSPSLETSRAAPLAGFGYGLPISRLYARYFQGDLKLYSMEGVGTDAVIYLKALSSESFERLPVFNKSAWRHYQTGPEADDWSNPSSEPRDASKYKANR